Part of the Brassica oleracea var. oleracea cultivar TO1000 chromosome C8, BOL, whole genome shotgun sequence genome is shown below.
GCTGCCTCCATGATAGCTGCGCCGCTGAGGTAACTGAGCCGAGCGGGAGGAGGGCCGATTCGTACGGCTTCGTCGGCAGACTTCACATGGAGAGAGTCTCTGTCGGCGTCGCTGTAAACAGCGACGGTTTGAATCCCTAGACGCTTCGCCGTTCTCATGATCCGGCAAGCGATCTCGCCTCTGTTAGCCACCAGAACCTTCTCAATACACTGCTCATTTGGCTTGATCGTATCTCTTCCGGAAGATGCAGAGCCGGAGGTGAATCTAACGAGCATCGAGTAGCTTTTCCGGCGAACGTTCCGACGAAGTGCCCATACCGTCATCGACATTGATCTCGAAGTGTGACTCAGCACTGTGTTTGTGAAGTAGATAAAACGAAAAAAGAGAGGGACCTTTTGGTCATTTTCGTGAGATTGATCTAATATAAATAATGACGTGGCACGGTTTTTAATGGGATTGGTCCTGAGGGATGGATATGCGTCTGATGTTGCGCTTGCGTTGCGTCTCTACCCACTCGACCCAACTTTATCCGTATGGTACTATGGGCTTCTATATTTCATAATGGGCCGGTTATTACAATGCACTACAAAGGCTTGATTACAATTTTGAAATATTGTGAACTTTCAATGTAAATCGCAATGATGTTAATAACCGAACTGAACCGAAAAGGTCAATTTTCGGTTAGTTTGGTTCGGAAGTTTGGTGACAAAATAATAAAACTTGATTTTCGGTTCAGTAGTCTGATAGTTTGGTTTTCTAAAAAAAATTTCAGACAGTACCAATCTTAACCGAAATTCTGATCTGAACTAATAAATCTGAATCGAAATAACTGAACTAGTAAAATAACCGAATTAGCTATAGCCGAAATGAGCCTAAATTTTTAAAATTTTATTCAATTTAAACCGAAAATTTAATTGAACTAACCGCAAAACCAAAAGTTTTTGTAACTTTTTTTAAATCGAACTAACCCAAAGTCGAATTGAACCAAACTTTTTCGGTGAGATTTCGACCGACCCGAACTTACCGAAGAGATTGAACCCGAAAGCCTAGATGTTATTATCTATTTTAAAATTTTACTTAGTCTGACTAGTTAAGATTGGTTTAGAGTTAAATATAAGATCAACTTTGAATATTGGACTATGGAGGGATAATTATTAAGTATTTCTGAAAATGATAATACAAAGATAATAAGTTTAGGAGCATGAAACAATGGTGGAAATATTAAAATGTAAGATAGAGAACTATTGACAAGGTTGGTACGGATGGCTGTTGAGTGTTGATTTTTCTATTCATTTTTTTTTTTTCTTTAGCATCGTCTGCGTACTAAAACCGACAAAAATATAATGAAGAACATACACACCTTTCAACTAACTCAATATTACATAGCCCTATTACATACATAGAATATGTTTGAAAAACGGTTGATACGAAGTCTCACGTTTTCAGTTTGGTTTACAAAATAAAGTGATCTTAACTATCTCGAAACGCCATGGAAATGTGTACAACCTTTTATGATGCTTAGACGTCAAATTATTTCCAATAGATGTGAATCATTCTTTTATGTCTTGATTCTTGAATATAAATAGAATAAACAACCAGTTTTCGTTGGTTTGGTTGGTAACAAAAAGAGATGGTATAAGTTGCGTCAAAGAAGTAAATCCATATCTTCTTTTCCAACAAAAAAGAAATCCCTCAGTCAAAAAACAAACAAATAAGTAATCCATCTTTAACACATAATAGCTATTCTCAGTCACAATTGTGATTATAAATTTATAATCTAACTAACGTCAGCATATACCTCTTACCGTCATTTACAAACCCACCCAAAATTTTTTGAGAAATTGAACGCCAACTTTAATTGGTCACATGAAATGATTGGAAAAGTTTGACACGCAAGATCCTCTCCAATAGAATAGGTCGAAAGGAACTAATAACCAACGTGGAGAAATGACAAAGGGTGACACGGAAGTGGACCGAAAGCACACCGTCCAAGACTTCATGTCTTTGTCGCTTATCATTTCTCAGCCTCTCTATGCTTTATCAACATTATTGCTTATGTTATGAGCCGCATATGTTGAAAATTATAAAGGATGTGGGGCCCGNNNNNNNNNNNNNNNNNNNNNNNNNNNNNNNNNNNNNNNNNNNNNNNNNNNNNNNNNNNNNNNNNNNNNNNNNNNNNNNNNNNNNNNNNNNNNNNNNNNNTTTCGATCATTTGTAAATCATCACACACCTCAATCTCTTCTCTCCTTAATAAGAAAACCTTTCTCTCTATATCAGTGTTATTTATTTCTACGGGTATAAAATTTTGCCCTTATTTAAATTCCTGCGATACAATAAAATACCAGTTCTTTTTATAACAGAAATGGCAATGTTATTTTTAAATCTGGTCTTCACAACATATACCAACTTTCTTCTACCTCATTACTTTAGTTTTTAAATATAAATTAATTCATTATTTTAAACCATACTATATTTGAATTCTAACAACTATTAAAAACTTGTAACTGTTATATTCAAGTCTATAGTATTCAAAACAAGTTGATGCATTATAAAAAAAATAGATATAGAAAAGTATCAAGTGTTAAAATGTGTTTTTCATGGGAAATGGTAAAGTATAAGATTAAATCTATTATTTATTTGGTACATTTAATAATGGATGGATTAAATAATTAGTTTCTAGACATAAAAGGCCCATAAAGGTTTTCTAAGTTAAAGCCAACCACTTGGCACAGCGAAGATGATCCCAAGGCCGCAAAGTCACGCAACTACGAATTATAAAATATTGAATTTAACAAAAAAGAAAAACAATTTTGGAAACAGTAGAGAGGAGGGTGGTAGCGTCATTTCGAAGCTTCTCCGTAAGTCCACCGTACCTAACCAATTCTTCATAACGTCAAAAGTAGAAACAGAGCGGAAACGCCTGTAGGGAGAGAGAATAGAAGGAGATATATTCAGCGGAAAGAAGTTGAGCTGACACACGCGGAGAAGACTCAGGAGAAGCGAAGAACTTTTTTTTAAAACACTATTCTCTCCGGTAATTGTCGCGATCTTTGTTTTCAGACCAACTGTTGTAGTTAGTTTCTGTTTGGTCTAATTAGTACTGTACCACGGTCATGTGATCGTCTAATTTGTCGTTTATTAGAGCAGAAGAATCGTCGTCTTTTTTTTAGCTGATGATCAGGTTTGATATGTTTCTGACCAGGTTACTACTCTCGATTGCTTCGGACAGTGATTTTTTTGTCTCGATATTGGCCATTCGTTGACTAGGTAATATTCGTTTCTATTTTTTCCTCTCTCCTTTTTATTTTTGTCTATATATGATTTGATTCATTCTTATGGAAGCTTAACCTCTGCTTCTTCTTTCGCTTGTTTAGCATTTTGGGCTTGTGAAAAATGGCGGCTGTTGCGAATTTTAATACTAAACGCTATTCTTGGTGGTGGGATAGTCACAATCCCAAGAACTCTAAATGGCTTCAGGATAATCTTACAGGTATATGTCACTAAGCGAAGCTACTAACTTCCATCTTAATTTTAAATGTTGTGATTTTTTTTAGTGAGGCAAGGATTTTTTTTTTTTTAATTTTGTTATTTAATAAAATGTTTTTTATTTGTTGACAGATATGGATAGTAAAGTAAAGCAAATGATAAAGGTTATTGAAGAAGATGCAGACTCCTTTGCTAGGCGTGCGGAGATGTATTACAAGAAGCGGCCTGAGCTTATGAAACTGGTTGAAGAGTTCTACCGCGCGTATCGTGCTTTAGCTGAAAGATACGATCACGCCACAGGTGCTCTTCGTCATGCTCAGCAGACTATGGCGGAAGCGTTCCCTAACCAAGACCACACCTCCATGATGTTTGGTGATGAGTCACTCGTTGGTTCTTCCGCAGAGGAGTTTGATCCACAAACGCCTGAGAGTTATCCTCCTATCCGAGCTCCGGTGTACCCCAGTGAGTTACAAAAAGATGCTTCCTCTCATTTGAGTACAGTGAAGCGGAATATAGCCTTCATGGAGGATCCTCAGGCCGTGTATAACGGGAAAGGTTTGAAAATTGGGAAGGCAAGAAGCGCGAAGATTCTGTCAGAGTCTGAACGCGCTAGCAAAGCTGAAGCTGAAGTTGTGGCGCTAAAAGAGGCTCTTTCGAAAGTTCAGGCTGAGAAGGAAGCTAACTTAGCTCAGTTTGATGAGAGTTTGGAGAGGCTGGCTAATCTTGAGTCTGAGGTGTCTCGTGCACAAGAGGACTCGAGAGGTTTTAATGAACGAGCTACAAGAGCTGAAGCTGAGGTTGAAACACTCAGAGAAACGCTTAGAAAACTAGAGGTTGAAAAGGGAGACAGTTTTCTTCAGTATCAGCAATGTTTAAGAAACATAGCTGATTTAGAAGAACGCATCTCTCTAGCCCAGAAGGAGGCTGGAGAAGCTGAAGGTGAGATTCTATCCTTGAAGCAAAGACTTGCTAGATCAGAAACTGACAAGGAAGCTGCTCTTGTCCAGTACCGACAATGCTTGGAAACCATATCTAACTTGGAAGAGAGGCTGCGCAAGGCTGAGGAAGATGCAAGGCTAATCAACCAACGGGCAGAAGATGCTGATGGTGAAGTTGAAAGCTTGAAGCAAAAGGTCTCCAAACTGACTGAAGAAAACGAAGCTTATGAGCTCCAGTACCAGCAGTGCCTTGAGACAATTGCGGATCTAAAGCTCAAGCTGTTTCATGCTCAAGAGGAAACCCAAAGGCTTAGTGCTAAGCTAAAAGCTGCGGAGGAGAAATGTGTAGTGCTTGAGAGATCAAACCAAGATCTTCACTCTGAGGTTGATGGTCTATTGGAGAAGCTGGGGGATCAAAGTCATGAGCTCACGGAGAAACAGGAGGAGATGGGGAAGTTGTGGACTACTGTGCAAGAAGAACACTTGCGTTTCGTGGAGGCTGAGACCGCCTTTCAAACGCTCCAGCATTTGCACTCTCAGTCTCAGGAGGAGCTAAGCACTTTGGCATTGGAACTGCAAAAGAGGTCTCAGATCCTTAAAGATATGGAGTCTCGTAACAATGGGTTACAGGAGGAAGTTCAGGAAGCGAAAGAGGAGAACAGATGCCTCAGTGAGCTCAATCTCTCCTCGGCTGCATCCATCAAAATTTTGCAGGAGGAGGTTTCGAGATTACGGGGGGAAATAAAGGAGCTTGAAGGTGAAGTTGAGCTGAGAGTGGACCAGAGAAATGCTTTGCAGCAAGAGATATACTGTCTTAAAGAGGAGTTAAGCCAGATAGGAAGGAAACACCAGTCCATGCAGGAGGAGAACTCAAAGTTAAAGGAAATAAAGGAAGGTGAAAGTATTGAGAAGACGGCCTTGATTGAGAAGTTAGAACTGATGGTTCAGAAAAATCTTGTTTTGGAGAACTCCGTATCAGATTTGAGTTGTGAGCTGGAAACAATCAGAGGGAAGCTGAAGACATTAGTGGAAGCTTTTGCAGAAGAGAAGGACATGTTGGTTTCCCGTTTGGAGAGTGCTACAGAGAACAGCAAGAAACTCTCTGAGGAAAACAGGTTACTGGAGAATTCTCTTTGTGATGCCAATGCAGAGCTTGAAGAGCTCAAGTCAAATTTGAAAAGACTAGAAGACTCATGCCACTTGCTGAGTGATGACAAGTCAAGTTTAGTTAGTGAAAGAGAAAGCTTACTCTCTCAAATGGAGATAATGAGGAAAAGCATTGAAGAGCTGGAGAAAGAACAGGCAGAGTTAAAAGTGAAAGTTTTGGAATTAGCAACCGAGAGGGAATGTTCTCTTCAAAAAATTGAAGAGTTGGGAGTGTGTCTAGATGCCAAAGACCGTGACTATGCTAGTTTCGTGCAACTGTCTGAGAGTCAGATGAATGGCATGAAATCAAAGATCCATCATCTTCAAGACGAAAATCAAGTGGAACTGGATGGAGCTCATGATGCTCACGTTGAGATTATTGTTCTGCAGAAGTGTTTGCAGGAGTGGCTTGAGAAGAGTTCCTCCCTCGTTGCCGAGAAT
Proteins encoded:
- the LOC106311660 gene encoding protein NETWORKED 1D, producing the protein MAAVANFNTKRYSWWWDSHNPKNSKWLQDNLTDMDSKVKQMIKVIEEDADSFARRAEMYYKKRPELMKLVEEFYRAYRALAERYDHATGALRHAQQTMAEAFPNQDHTSMMFGDESLVGSSAEEFDPQTPESYPPIRAPVYPSELQKDASSHLSTVKRNIAFMEDPQAVYNGKGLKIGKARSAKILSESERASKAEAEVVALKEALSKVQAEKEANLAQFDESLERLANLESEVSRAQEDSRGFNERATRAEAEVETLRETLRKLEVEKGDSFLQYQQCLRNIADLEERISLAQKEAGEAEGEILSLKQRLARSETDKEAALVQYRQCLETISNLEERLRKAEEDARLINQRAEDADGEVESLKQKVSKLTEENEAYELQYQQCLETIADLKLKLFHAQEETQRLSAKLKAAEEKCVVLERSNQDLHSEVDGLLEKLGDQSHELTEKQEEMGKLWTTVQEEHLRFVEAETAFQTLQHLHSQSQEELSTLALELQKRSQILKDMESRNNGLQEEVQEAKEENRCLSELNLSSAASIKILQEEVSRLRGEIKELEGEVELRVDQRNALQQEIYCLKEELSQIGRKHQSMQEENSKLKEIKEGESIEKTALIEKLELMVQKNLVLENSVSDLSCELETIRGKLKTLVEAFAEEKDMLVSRLESATENSKKLSEENRLLENSLCDANAELEELKSNLKRLEDSCHLLSDDKSSLVSERESLLSQMEIMRKSIEELEKEQAELKVKVLELATERECSLQKIEELGVCLDAKDRDYASFVQLSESQMNGMKSKIHHLQDENQVELDGAHDAHVEIIVLQKCLQEWLEKSSSLVAENQKIKEASQLLEKLVSELEQENIGKQVQIESSINCIKILRAWIFQVLMKLEVIPCIDSCDENSQDQKNMHDILNRLDEMQTMLHENQQSAIENIVLVEFLRQLKLEAVGIAAGKKLLEKELESYRRQLSRSQDEIQKLSYLNGELTTKVNQGVDREEALKVETKDLRRQVNDLSKSTLQLEEEKRELEEDISLLLSETIYQSSLILLLEDVVLEKLSGAVKLNEDLEMLSFVKSKLEEEVREVGDKLKSTETENVQLKGLLENTDAELANVKDQLVQKEKELLEAMLMISTVQNEKSELSKAVEDLECKYKETKAIEEDKDILWESRASTLFGDLQISVVRETLLEGLVRELGEAYKSLEERSTLKDVEVEQLKGRVSNLEEANKGQSDLMSKYAQAIILLKESIESLEKHIDMPHEFENEPAKDTASVVDNNEGFSELQVLCLRIKAIEETVTEKLAVQELKTAARRSRSGSLRKQNHETYSEESEMITKDIVLDQVSDCSSYGISKRDILKIEEVKPQHPQKGKSMSEESLVVDKLEVSDRFTDPNKEVNKRKVLERLDSDLQKLSNLHIAVEDLKSKVEREEKGKEEYETVKGQINEAEEALEKLLSINKKLVTKVVSGFEVSDGSKSSMDLDEDENSRRRRISEQARRGSEKIGRLQLEIQRLQFLLLKLEGEREDRVKAKVADSKTRTLLKDYIYGGVRGERRKRMKKRFAFCGCVQQPPPSP